From Brassica oleracea var. oleracea cultivar TO1000 chromosome C3, BOL, whole genome shotgun sequence, a single genomic window includes:
- the LOC106331706 gene encoding CASP-like protein 5B1, with protein sequence MKKMIGSPGTMSGLILRLGQCATAAASIGVMVSAPGFSSYTAFCFLVASMGLQMIWSFGLACLDVYAIRRRSDLQSPILLSLFAVGDWVTALLSLAAACSSGGVTVLFTKDTLFCKQASLSCNWFQISVGLAYFNWGLAAISSHAMFWILI encoded by the exons ATGAAGAAGATGATTGGGAGTCCAGGAACAATGAGTGGGCTGATATTGAGGTTAGGGCAGTGTGCGACTGCTGCTGCTTCCATCGGTGTTATGGTCTCTGCTCCTGGCTTCTCTAGCTACACTGCTTTCTG CTTCTTAGTTGCATCTATGGGTCTTCAAATGATTTGGAGCTTTGGACTTGCGTGTCTTGACGTATATGCCATAAGGCGAAGAAGCGACTTACAAAGCCCCATCCTACTAAGCCTCTTCGCAGTTGGTGATTGG GTCACGGCACTTCTCTCCCTTGCGGCTGCGTGTTCATCTGGAGGAGTTACGGTTTTATTCACAAAAGACACATTATTTTGCAAGCAGGCCTCCCTCTCTTGCAATTGGTTTCAGATTTCTGTCGGTTTAGCTTACTTCAATTGGGGTTTAGCTGCTATATCGTCTCATGCAATGTTTTGGATCTTGATATGA
- the LOC106333692 gene encoding putative cyclin-D7-1, with protein sequence MDNLLCDESWLSDPSALEPLSNFRLNVHDDHMEMSPAMDASTIDEAISIDLEKESCFSYHGHKFIESLVSKKLTDARFQTVQWLIQTRSRLNLSFETLFSAANCFDRFVNVISCDEWSKWMVELVAVTSLSVASKFNDVTSPSLQELQMEGLTHMFHHKTVLEMELILLKALEWRVNSVTSLSFSQILMTKVRIVGGDIMMNRITEHLLDDLCDLKMLEYAPSVVAVAAMWTVLEEKAALEENFGIIMNLFREEHKENIAKCVNVMKFRNVEKGWGRKVTELKSLVSVLQRGDVMNMNDVYHGGDLSAIFQILRSEEINKKRDRDYYEDKIRPAKRMTFVMSD encoded by the exons ATGGATAATCTACTCTGCGACGAGTCATGGCTCTCGGATCCTTCAGCTCTGGAGCCTTTATCAAACTTCCGCTTAAACGTTCACGACGATCACATGGAGATGTCTCCGGCCATGGATGCTTCGACGATAGACGAAGCCATTTCTATAGATTTGGAGAAAGAATCATGTTTCAGTTATCACGGTCACAAGTTTATTGAGTCTCTTGTTTCTAAGAAGTTAACCGATGCTAGGTTTCAAACAGTTCAATGGCTCATTCAG ACTCGGAGTCGGCTTAATCTTTCATTTGAAACGCTTTTTTCCGCGGCAAATTGTTTTGACCGGTTTGTCAATGTCATCAGCTGCGAC GAATGGAGTAAATGGATGGTGGAATTAGTCGCAGTAACCTCATTATCGGTCGCATCAAAATTTAACGACGTTACTTCCCCTTCACTTCAAGAACTTCAAATGGAAGGGCTAACTCATATGTTTCATCACAAGACCGTTCTTGAGATGGAACTCATTCTGTTGAAAGCTCTGGAATGGCGTGTTAACTCGGTCACGAGTTTATCTTTTTCTCAAATTCTAATGACCAAAGTGAGGATAGTAGGAGGAGATATAATGATGAACCGAATCACAGAACATCTGTTAGATGATTTATGCG ATTTGAAGATGCTTGAATATGCACCAAGTGTTGTAGCGGTGGCGGCTATGTGGACTGTCTTAGAAGAGAAAGCAGCTCTAGAAGAGAACTTTGGGATAATTATGAATCTTTTTAGAGAAGAACACAAG GAGAATATTGCGAAATGTGTCAATGTTATGAAATTTCGAAACGTTGAAAAGGGTTGGGGAAGAAAAGTTACTGAATTGAAGAGTCTTGTGAGTGTGTTGCAGAGAGGTGACGTGATGAACATGAATGATGTTTATCACGGCGGAGATCTTTCTGCCATTTTTCAAATTTTACGTTCCGAAGAAATCAATAAGAAGAGAGACAGAGATTACTACGAAGACAAGATTCGTCCTGCAAAAAGAATGACATTTGTTATGTCAGATTGA
- the LOC106331699 gene encoding high-light-induced protein, chloroplastic, producing MSSSPLASSLFPSSLSTLSAHNHGRSRSFCVSRKEQCLRVRAAKLPEGMIVPKVQPKSQPAFLGFTQTAEIWNSRACMIGLIGTFIVELILNKGILELIGVEIGKGLDLPL from the exons ATGAGCTCGTCCCCGTTAGCGTCATCTCTCTTTCCATCTTCTCTTTCGACCTTGTCGGCTCATAACCATGGTCGGAGCCGAAGCTTCTGTGTCAGTCGGAAGGAACAGTGTCTTCGTGTTCGAGCTGCCAAGCTTCCGGAGGGG ATGATAGTGCCAAAAGTACAACCCAAGTCTCAACCAGCGTTTCTGGGATTCACACAAACAGCTGAGATATGGAACTCTAGAGCTTGCATGATTGGTCTCATTGGCACTTTCATCGTCGAGTTG ATTCTGAACAAGGGAATACTTGAGTTGATCGGTGTGGAGATTGGGAAAGGGCTTGATCTTCCTCTGTAA
- the LOC106329528 gene encoding uncharacterized protein LOC106329528, whose amino-acid sequence MIHAATKCARAAAATIRGRAIPVRYTTPLRLIHGVPNANHVAIQMVNYALSHARSLKVDESYAQGMLVLEQCLGNQASYDQVSQDSKATVLLAMSDLLYESGNSSEAIERLKQVMSLTLSSFAIAVVAVEALVGLLIQSGQDDASLNVADEFLELVKERGHENLQDVAATAKTIKGLTELVKGSIESAESLFRGLENHEICKGNTALSYGEFLHATGNFEMATEMYQKAIHGVTDTKESMSSCNMNLKAVSLAATFALGQLESHIGNFGDAEETLTSALTSAEEHYGHNHPKVGVILTGVALMYRNKAKQERSSSIMIQEGLFRRALELMKAPPLDSEEIINVETQEVMALARGGYAELLLIQENRRSEGGKMKSWAESAWRNRRISLSEALTLSEPLGKVGIIDARTTRVL is encoded by the exons ATGATTCACGCTGCTACCAAATGTGCAAGAGCAGCTGCCGCAACGATTCGTGGCCGCGCGATCCCCGTTAGATACACGACGCCGTTGAGATTGATTCACGGCGTTCCAAACGCGAACCACGTTGCGATTCAGATGGTCAATTACGCTCTTTCTCACGCTAGGTCTCTAAAG GTAGATGAATCATATGCTCAAGGGATGCTAGTGCTTGAGCAATGCCTTGGGAATCAAGCTAGCTATGATCAGGTTTCTCAAGACTCTAAAGCAACAGTCTTGCTTGCTATGTCTGATCTATTATACGAAAG TGGGAACAGTAGTGAGGCCATTGAACGCCTTAAGCAAGTCATGTCTCTCACACTCTCTTCCTTTGCTATT GCAGTCGTTGCTGTAGAAGCTCTTGTTGGTCTGCTGATTCAGTCAGGACAG GATGATGCTTCACTGAATGTTGCTGATGAATTTCTGGAACTGGTTAAAGAGAGAGGCCATGAGAATCTTCAGGATGTGGCTGCCACAGCTAAAACGATCAAAGGCCTTACTGAGCTTGTGAAAGGAAGTATCGAATCCG CCGAATCTTTGTTTCGAGGACTTGAGAACCATGAGATCTGCAAAGGGAACACTGCCCTTTCTTATGGTGAGTTCTTGCACGCCACTGGAAACTTTGAAATGGCGACGGAGATGTATCAAAAGGCTATTCATGGAGTGACGGATACCAAAGAATCCATGAGTTCTTGTAATATGAATTTGAAGGCAGTCTCACTGGCAGCCACATTTGCTCTTGGGCAGCTAGAGTCACACATTGG GAACTTTGGTGATGCGGAGGAAACACTGACAAGTGCATTGACAAGCGCTGAGGAACATTATG GACACAATCATCCCAAGGTTGGCGTGATTTTAACTGGAGTAGCTCTCATGTACCGGAACAAAGCAAAGCAAGAACGATCGAGTTCTATCATGATTCAAGAG GGACTCTTTAGAAGAGCATTGGAGCTCATGAAAGCGCCTCCTCTGGACTCAGAAG AGATAATAAACGTGGAGACTCAGGAGGTAATGGCTCTAGCAAGAG GAGGGTATGCAGAGCTACTACTGATTCAAGAGAACAGAAGAAGCGAAGGAGGGAAGATGAAATCATGGGCTGAATCTGCATGGAGAAACAGACGGATCTCTCTCTCAGAAGCATTGACTCTCTCTGAACCATTAGGTAAAGTAGGCATCATAGATGCAAGAACCACTCGTGTCCTCTAA
- the LOC106333386 gene encoding thaumatin-like protein — MSNNATLFLVFLTISAFLSSFIEGAQLILVNNCEESIWPGILGGGGQVTPKNGGFHMGSGEETIIDVPDKWSGRIWGRQGCTFDQNGKGSCQTGDCNAGSLSCQGTGGIPPATVVEMTLGSSSSPLHFYDVSLVDGFNLPVSMKPIGGGVGCGVAACEVDLNVCCPSALEVKRDGKVVGCKSACLAMQSAKYCCTGEYANPKACKPTLFANLFKAICPKAYSYAFDDSSSLNKCRASRYVITFCPPK; from the exons ATGTCGAACAATGCAACTCTCTTCCTTGTCTTTCTCACTATCTCAGCCTTCTTATCATCCTTCATTG AGGGAGCGCAGCTTATACTAGTGAACAACTGCGAGGAGAGCATATGGCCGGGGATTCTCGGCGGCGGAGGCCAAGTCACCCCGAAAAACGGCGGCTTCCACATGGGAAGCGGCGAAGAGACCATCATCGACGTGCCGGACAAATGGTCCGGCCGCATTTGGGGTCGACAAGGCTGCACCTTCGACCAAAACGGCAAAGGCTCGTGCCAAACCGGAGACTGCAACGCCGGCTCACTCAGCTGCCAAGGAACCGGCGGCATTCCGCCGGCAACCGTCGTGGAAATGACGCTAGGCTCATCCTCCTCGCCGCTTCATTTCTACGACGTGAGCCTCGTGGACGGGTTCAACCTCCCCGTGTCGATGAAACCCATCGGAGGAGGAGTGGGGTGCGGCGTGGCGGCTTGCGAGGTGGATTTGAACGTTTGCTGTCCTTCAGCGTTGGAGGTTAAGAGAGATGGGAAAGTGGTCGGGTGTAAAAGCGCGTGCTTGGCGATGCAGTCGGCTAAGTACTGTTGCACGGGTGAGTATGCGAATCCTAAGGCTTGTAAGCCGACGCTGTTCGCGAATCTGTTTAAAGCGATTTGTCCGAAAGCTTATAGCTATGCGTTTGATGATTCGAGTAGTTTGAACAAGTGTAGGGCTTCTCGTTATGTCATCACTTTCTGTCCCCCTAAGTGA